From the genome of Bifidobacterium asteroides, one region includes:
- a CDS encoding sugar-binding transcriptional regulator, whose amino-acid sequence MIKDEQHRNQAVTVCHWYYEEGLGQSAIARRLNVSRPTVSRLLAFAKQEGLVRVLIADPQTDLESLARRLKVAFGLREVRLTYDSTGDEDVIRGKLGAVTADYLAEIVGDHDRLGISWGRTLKAVADHLRPNEHKDVSVVQLKGSVSASDFNNYAADIALKFGMAFGTTTTVLPLPVIFDNALTRDIVLKDRFINAIVRQGDRTDIAVFTCGTVRDDAMLFKLGYLSRKEITMLQHKAVGDVLSRFIAADGSIADDNIDARTVGIRLHRLRKKPCSILVAGGPSKIASMRAALQGGYANVLITDSQAAMRLFEE is encoded by the coding sequence ATGATCAAAGATGAACAGCATAGAAATCAAGCTGTCACAGTCTGCCACTGGTATTACGAGGAGGGCTTAGGCCAGAGCGCCATCGCCCGCAGACTGAATGTTTCCCGTCCTACGGTTTCGCGTCTCCTGGCATTCGCTAAGCAGGAGGGGCTTGTCCGCGTGCTCATCGCGGACCCGCAGACTGATCTGGAGTCCTTGGCCAGAAGACTCAAAGTGGCATTCGGACTGCGCGAGGTCAGGCTGACATATGACTCGACCGGCGATGAAGATGTCATCAGGGGTAAACTGGGCGCGGTTACAGCAGATTACTTGGCCGAGATTGTCGGAGACCATGACCGGTTGGGCATCAGCTGGGGAAGGACCCTCAAGGCCGTAGCCGATCATCTGCGGCCGAATGAGCACAAGGATGTGTCGGTGGTGCAGCTGAAGGGGAGCGTCTCCGCATCCGATTTCAACAACTATGCCGCGGATATCGCCCTGAAATTCGGCATGGCTTTCGGCACCACAACAACAGTGCTGCCCTTGCCGGTCATCTTCGACAATGCATTGACTAGGGACATTGTGCTCAAGGACCGTTTCATAAACGCGATCGTTCGTCAGGGGGACCGGACCGATATCGCCGTGTTCACCTGCGGAACCGTTCGGGACGATGCCATGCTCTTCAAGCTAGGGTATCTTTCCCGTAAAGAAATCACCATGCTCCAGCATAAGGCCGTCGGCGATGTGCTTTCACGATTCATAGCTGCCGATGGCTCCATTGCGGATGACAATATTGACGCAAGAACGGTGGGAATACGACTTCATCGGCTGCGCAAGAAGCCCTGCTCCATATTGGTGGCGGGAGGGCCTTCCAAGATAGCGTCCATGCGGGCGGCTCTTCAAGGCGGTTATGCCAACGTGCTTATCACGGATTCGCAGGCTGCCATGCGGCTGTTTGAGGAATGA
- a CDS encoding aldose 1-epimerase family protein: MQQLHLNHDMFGPAEFTLYQDDDFKAVTFTYPSGVEAVRLENSRGQLTILPYMGLIIWDAVFCSISLKMKDMFSQPLPGTGIADTYGCFQFTSGLLGGGTPAPEDDYQLHGEAPTSRMDSAWLEFGDRTMSIHGQYEYVKGFGDHYLSRPSVTLHTDSGLFDISLDVTNLSNCQTMPLQYMCHMNYAYVHDGHMEQNVPDKAFRLRRTVPAHVHPTSQWLAYNEDLKASGELINDLNDESHYDPEIVFFSQNLAKLTDVAEFRLHLNAEHNFLTRFSTEQFPIVTRWILYNADQQVAAFALPGTSTPEGRAAAEKAGTLIHLKPREKRSFLVTTGLER, encoded by the coding sequence ATGCAACAGCTTCACCTCAATCATGACATGTTCGGCCCGGCCGAATTCACCCTCTATCAGGACGATGACTTCAAAGCCGTCACCTTCACTTACCCATCAGGAGTGGAAGCGGTCCGTCTGGAGAATTCTCGCGGCCAGCTCACCATCCTGCCTTATATGGGCCTGATCATCTGGGATGCGGTCTTCTGCTCCATCAGCCTAAAGATGAAAGACATGTTCTCGCAGCCCCTGCCCGGCACCGGCATCGCTGATACCTATGGCTGCTTCCAGTTCACTTCAGGACTCCTTGGCGGCGGAACGCCGGCCCCGGAGGATGACTACCAACTTCACGGCGAGGCCCCGACCAGCCGTATGGATAGTGCCTGGCTGGAATTCGGAGATAGGACCATGTCAATACATGGACAATACGAATATGTCAAAGGATTCGGCGACCACTACCTGAGTCGGCCATCCGTAACATTGCACACGGATTCTGGCCTCTTCGACATCAGCCTGGACGTTACCAACCTCTCCAACTGCCAAACCATGCCCCTGCAATACATGTGCCATATGAACTACGCCTACGTGCATGACGGGCATATGGAACAAAATGTGCCCGACAAGGCTTTCCGCCTACGCCGGACCGTTCCCGCCCACGTCCATCCCACCTCGCAATGGCTGGCCTACAACGAAGATCTCAAGGCCAGCGGCGAGCTGATCAACGACCTGAACGACGAGAGCCACTACGATCCTGAGATCGTCTTCTTCTCCCAAAACCTGGCCAAATTAACCGATGTGGCCGAGTTCCGACTCCACCTGAATGCCGAGCACAACTTCCTGACACGGTTCAGCACAGAGCAATTCCCCATCGTCACCCGCTGGATCCTCTACAACGCTGATCAGCAGGTGGCGGCCTTTGCCCTGCCTGGCACCAGCACGCCCGAGGGCCGCGCCGCCGCAGAGAAAGCAGGCACCCTGATCCACCTCAAGCCCAGGGAAAAGCGTTCATTCCTGGTAACCACCGGCCTGGAAAGGTAA
- the deoC gene encoding deoxyribose-phosphate aldolase has protein sequence MQINRLIDHTLLKPDATLAQIDQVIDEALNNHFYSVMVNPHWVSHVHERVRGSDVLTACVIGFPLGANTTAIKVAESREAIADGADELDMVINIGEMAGGREDLVAKDIRAVVEAVHQAGKVIKVIIETALLSDEQIARASMLVADAGADFVKTSTGFASRGASVHDIEVIKQAVNGRIHIKAAGGIHTRQEAEALIDAGAERLGTSSSMAIIGKA, from the coding sequence ATGCAGATCAATCGCCTCATCGATCACACCCTGCTCAAACCAGACGCAACGCTCGCGCAAATCGACCAGGTCATCGACGAAGCCCTGAACAACCATTTCTATTCAGTCATGGTCAATCCCCACTGGGTTTCCCACGTCCATGAAAGGGTAAGGGGGTCGGATGTCCTGACTGCCTGCGTCATCGGCTTCCCCCTCGGCGCCAACACCACTGCTATCAAGGTCGCCGAAAGCCGGGAAGCCATCGCGGACGGAGCCGATGAACTGGATATGGTGATCAACATCGGTGAAATGGCAGGCGGACGGGAAGACCTGGTTGCCAAGGACATTCGTGCGGTTGTCGAGGCAGTCCATCAGGCAGGAAAGGTGATCAAGGTCATCATTGAGACTGCCCTGCTTAGCGATGAACAGATTGCTCGGGCCAGCATGCTGGTGGCTGATGCAGGCGCCGATTTCGTCAAAACATCCACCGGATTCGCCAGCCGTGGCGCCAGTGTGCACGACATAGAAGTCATCAAACAAGCAGTCAATGGAAGAATCCACATCAAGGCAGCCGGCGGCATCCACACCCGGCAAGAGGCTGAAGCCCTGATCGACGCAGGCGCTGAACGGCTGGGCACTAGCTCCAGCATGGCCATCATCGGCAAAGCCTGA
- a CDS encoding aminotransferase class I/II-fold pyridoxal phosphate-dependent enzyme, producing the protein MTLAEHMNARVKALAPSDILEFNKEIAGIDGIVKLTLGEPDFFTPEHVKQAGIQAIQDNHSHYTESRGMPSLRKAAADYLQAKYGLDYDPDSQIVITAGATGGIFSGLTAMINPGDTVILPTPIFPLYIPIAQLSGAKTVFVDTSDDGFILKPDKLEAAVENSDGPVKALVLNYPTNPTGVTYARENLEALAQVARKHGFFVLSDEIYAELTYQDTHVSMGAILPEQTVVLGGVSKSHAMTGWRVGITAGPADVIDQISKVNEFTITSVTTNAQYAAQEALTKGMNDTDPMREAYRKRRDYLAKALPEVGLGVIDPKGAFYIFAQLPEGMRDSWSFVYDLARKAKVAVIPGASFGPGGEGYVRISYAASMEDLHTAVERIGDYMRQNRG; encoded by the coding sequence ATGACATTGGCGGAGCATATGAATGCCAGGGTCAAAGCTCTGGCACCGAGCGACATTCTCGAGTTCAACAAGGAGATCGCCGGAATAGACGGCATTGTGAAGCTGACCCTGGGTGAGCCTGACTTCTTCACCCCCGAGCACGTGAAGCAGGCGGGCATCCAGGCCATCCAAGACAATCACAGTCATTACACCGAGAGTCGCGGTATGCCCAGTCTGCGTAAGGCGGCAGCCGACTACCTTCAGGCCAAGTACGGGCTGGACTACGACCCTGACAGTCAGATAGTGATCACGGCCGGGGCCACCGGGGGCATCTTCTCGGGCCTCACGGCCATGATCAACCCGGGCGACACGGTCATTCTGCCCACGCCCATCTTTCCTCTCTACATTCCCATTGCCCAGCTGAGCGGCGCCAAGACCGTCTTTGTCGACACATCCGATGACGGCTTCATTCTCAAGCCGGACAAGCTGGAGGCCGCCGTCGAAAACAGCGATGGTCCGGTCAAGGCCCTGGTGCTCAATTATCCGACCAACCCCACCGGCGTGACCTATGCCCGTGAAAATCTGGAGGCTCTGGCCCAGGTGGCGCGCAAGCACGGCTTCTTCGTGCTCAGCGATGAGATCTACGCCGAGCTGACCTACCAGGACACCCATGTATCCATGGGCGCCATCCTGCCCGAGCAGACGGTCGTGCTTGGCGGGGTTTCCAAGTCCCATGCCATGACAGGATGGCGGGTCGGCATCACCGCTGGCCCAGCCGACGTCATTGACCAAATCAGCAAGGTCAACGAGTTCACCATCACTTCGGTGACCACCAACGCCCAGTATGCCGCCCAGGAGGCTCTGACTAAGGGCATGAATGACACGGATCCGATGCGCGAGGCCTACCGCAAGCGGCGGGACTATCTGGCCAAGGCCCTGCCCGAGGTCGGCCTGGGCGTGATCGATCCCAAGGGTGCCTTCTACATCTTCGCCCAGCTTCCCGAGGGCATGCGCGACAGCTGGAGCTTCGTCTACGACCTGGCTCGAAAGGCCAAGGTGGCGGTAATCCCCGGAGCAAGCTTCGGGCCCGGTGGGGAAGGCTACGTCCGCATCTCCTATGCGGCCTCCATGGAGGACCTGCATACCGCAGTGGAGCGGATCGGCGACTATATGCGCCAAAATCGCGGCTGA
- the fucP gene encoding L-fucose:H+ symporter permease — protein sequence MQSPTFHLFKLHAQELDDGYLDRTPMLQYILLSCLFPLWGAAASLNDILITQFKTIFTLSNVASAFVQTAFYLGYFLIAIPASLIIKKTSYKVAIMIGLSLYTIGCSFFFPASRMATYGFFLIALFALACGLSFLETSANTFSSLMGPKKYATLRLNISETFYPLGAIAGILLGKYLIFGAGQSLEKQMKGLHGQARIAFGERALQHTLLPYKCIIFVLLVALVLFALTQFPSGKPKVDATKQHPQARISETLVYLAHNRRFLWGIFTEFMYVGMQTAVWSFTIRLAMELNSSINERLASTFMVYSYAAFFVGKVIANFMMKSMHPARVLQWFSAFGLAALAYILLVRNMSAVYAAILLSGLFGPCWATIYSETLDTVTDKRHTETAGAIIVMSIVGGAFIPVAQGFVADISNMSLSFLVDVVCFAVVCAYSTAKMRAFKAEGAQQNQ from the coding sequence ATGCAATCACCGACCTTTCATCTGTTCAAACTCCACGCGCAGGAATTGGATGACGGTTACCTGGACAGGACGCCTATGCTCCAGTACATCCTGCTCTCCTGCCTGTTCCCCCTTTGGGGTGCGGCCGCCAGTCTCAATGACATACTCATCACCCAGTTCAAAACCATTTTCACCCTTTCCAATGTCGCCAGCGCCTTTGTGCAGACGGCCTTCTATCTTGGCTACTTTCTGATAGCCATACCGGCTTCGCTGATCATCAAGAAGACCTCATACAAGGTCGCCATCATGATCGGCCTTTCGCTGTACACCATCGGATGCTCGTTCTTCTTCCCCGCCTCGCGCATGGCCACCTATGGTTTCTTCCTAATCGCCCTGTTTGCCTTGGCCTGCGGTTTGAGCTTCCTGGAGACCTCGGCCAACACTTTCAGCTCCCTTATGGGGCCGAAGAAGTACGCCACCCTGCGGCTGAATATTTCTGAGACCTTTTACCCGCTCGGAGCCATAGCCGGCATACTCCTAGGCAAATACCTGATTTTCGGTGCAGGCCAGAGCCTGGAGAAGCAGATGAAAGGGCTTCACGGACAGGCCCGCATCGCCTTCGGCGAGCGCGCGCTTCAGCACACGCTGCTACCTTATAAATGCATCATTTTCGTTCTGCTAGTCGCCCTTGTGCTTTTCGCGCTGACACAATTCCCCTCAGGCAAGCCCAAGGTGGATGCGACTAAACAGCATCCTCAGGCGCGCATCAGTGAAACTTTGGTCTATCTGGCGCATAATCGCCGCTTCCTTTGGGGCATTTTCACCGAGTTCATGTATGTAGGAATGCAGACGGCCGTCTGGTCCTTCACCATCAGATTGGCCATGGAGCTCAATTCCTCAATCAACGAACGCTTGGCATCGACTTTCATGGTCTACAGCTATGCGGCCTTCTTCGTAGGCAAGGTCATTGCCAACTTCATGATGAAGTCCATGCATCCCGCTCGGGTCCTGCAATGGTTCTCGGCATTCGGACTGGCTGCCCTGGCCTATATCCTCCTTGTGCGCAACATGAGCGCCGTCTATGCGGCCATTCTCCTCTCAGGTCTGTTCGGACCCTGCTGGGCAACCATCTACTCGGAGACCTTGGATACCGTGACCGACAAGCGCCACACGGAAACAGCAGGGGCCATCATCGTCATGTCCATCGTGGGCGGGGCCTTCATCCCTGTAGCGCAGGGATTCGTCGCGGACATCTCGAACATGTCCCTGTCCTTCCTTGTCGATGTGGTCTGCTTCGCCGTCGTCTGCGCCTATTCCACAGCAAAGATGCGCGCCTTCAAAGCTGAAGGCGCTCAGCAAAACCAATGA